A region from the Aegilops tauschii subsp. strangulata cultivar AL8/78 chromosome 5, Aet v6.0, whole genome shotgun sequence genome encodes:
- the LOC109760939 gene encoding uncharacterized protein — MAKARRRRVPAFGEWNYNYHHDEPHAAAATACYATPEPEACSDVWFRYSPPPGKPTPKKQARRRPEGDVSRERSTAKGGDSRRVVRPVDGDLYQVPPPELAPHRGPRKTGSMWMGCLGLSSCVD; from the exons ATGGCG AAGGCGAGGAGGCGTCGCGTGCCGGCGTTCGGGGAGTGGAACTACAACTACCACCACGACGAGCCGcatgcggcggcggcgaccgcgtgctacgccacgccggagccggaggccTGCAGCGACGTGTGGTTCAGGTACTCGCCGCCCCCGGGCAAACCCACGCCCAAGAAGCAGGCGAGGAGGCGGCCCGAGGGCGACGTGTCCCGGGAGCGCTCGACGGCCAAAGGCGGCGACTCCAGGCGGGTGGTGCGGCCAGTCGACGGGGACCTGTACCAGGTGCCACCGCCGGAGCTCGCCCCCCACCGGGGGCCGAGGAAG ACGGGGAGCATGTGGATGGGATGCCTGGGCCTCAGCTCATGCGTCGACTGA